The following proteins are encoded in a genomic region of Pikeienuella piscinae:
- a CDS encoding peptidase, with product MNAQASLDKGLERSLTVALGDRRYRVERPFFANEGPGAVSDVAICADGTTLALIRTDPLVGPVGPAVFELNADGGIQASWGDDLILDAHMVAAAPDGRVFVVDRDAHEIVICKDRRRVGGIGTRHGPLQPFNHPTSVAFAPDGDIYVSDGYANHRVHRFAPDGRLIGSWGEAGDGPGAFMNPHSVWVRTDGNVVVVDRENDRLQLFTPDGELLDIWTGFVKPLDVWGDAEDNLYVTDFIPSLTMLSADGVRIGRCRPVLNGAHGITGDAEGNLFLAEPSPSRISKLARL from the coding sequence ATGAACGCCCAAGCGTCGCTGGACAAGGGACTGGAGCGAAGCCTAACGGTCGCGCTCGGAGACCGTCGGTATCGGGTGGAGCGGCCGTTCTTCGCCAATGAGGGGCCCGGCGCCGTATCCGATGTCGCCATTTGCGCCGACGGGACGACGCTGGCGCTGATCAGGACCGACCCGCTCGTCGGCCCGGTCGGCCCGGCGGTGTTCGAACTGAACGCCGACGGCGGCATTCAGGCGTCTTGGGGCGACGACCTGATCCTGGACGCCCACATGGTGGCGGCCGCGCCGGACGGGCGCGTATTCGTCGTCGATCGTGACGCCCATGAGATTGTCATCTGCAAGGATCGACGCAGGGTCGGCGGAATCGGAACGCGCCACGGGCCGCTGCAACCATTCAATCACCCGACCAGCGTCGCTTTCGCCCCGGACGGCGATATCTACGTATCGGACGGCTACGCCAACCATCGCGTCCATCGTTTCGCGCCGGATGGGCGCCTGATCGGAAGCTGGGGTGAAGCCGGAGATGGCCCCGGCGCGTTCATGAACCCGCATTCCGTCTGGGTGCGGACCGACGGCAACGTCGTCGTGGTGGATCGCGAGAACGACCGGCTTCAGCTCTTCACGCCCGACGGCGAACTGCTCGATATCTGGACCGGTTTCGTGAAACCGCTGGATGTCTGGGGCGACGCGGAAGACAATCTCTATGTCACCGACTTCATCCCCTCTTTGACGATGCTTTCGGCGGATGGCGTCCGCATCGGCCGCTGTCGACCGGTCCTGAACGGCGCACACGGAATCACGGGCGACGCGGAGGGGAATCTCTTTCTGGCGGAACCGTCGCCGAGCAGAATTTCGAAACTGGCGCGCCTTTGA
- a CDS encoding serine hydrolase domain-containing protein, with protein MSDQLDSQIQTIIDDHVKRGVVGVSLALSRPGEEMRLYQSGLANRFENIPMTGDRLFRIASCTKTFIATGLHLLVEDGKLDYDEPITRWFPDLPRAAEMPVRILLNHRSGLPDFETSMPMISDKTWTAEEIVEFSFVHGVQKDPWHGMEYSNTGYVLAGMIIAKETGAPYSEHLRRRIFEPLGMKDTWVGTHESFPIEREARGYMHVDEEGDSQWDVTGAGEPIDGVWDATEWFPLSGANAAGDMISTPRDAVTFLNALFDGRILKEKALAEMKDNTSPAQFPGSNTVANGHGLLVMRYGDADVKGHLGQIPGHTSIMGREEKTGVTLMLIQNSGAGDFESFWLAGVNEPVGRILEAASAAQA; from the coding sequence ATGAGCGACCAGCTTGACAGTCAGATACAGACGATCATCGATGATCACGTAAAGCGCGGCGTGGTTGGCGTGTCACTTGCGCTCAGTCGGCCGGGTGAGGAGATGCGGCTTTATCAGAGCGGTCTCGCCAATCGGTTCGAGAACATACCGATGACCGGGGACCGCCTGTTTCGCATCGCCAGCTGCACCAAGACCTTCATCGCCACCGGTCTGCATCTTCTCGTCGAGGACGGAAAATTGGACTACGATGAGCCGATCACCCGCTGGTTCCCGGACTTGCCGCGCGCGGCGGAGATGCCGGTTCGGATCTTGCTCAATCACCGCTCGGGCCTGCCTGACTTCGAGACCTCGATGCCGATGATTTCCGACAAGACCTGGACCGCCGAAGAAATCGTCGAATTCTCCTTCGTGCACGGAGTTCAGAAAGATCCGTGGCACGGTATGGAGTACTCTAACACCGGTTATGTGCTTGCCGGGATGATCATCGCGAAGGAGACCGGCGCACCCTATTCCGAGCATTTGCGCCGCCGCATCTTCGAGCCCCTCGGGATGAAGGACACATGGGTCGGCACGCATGAGAGCTTCCCGATCGAGCGTGAGGCCCGCGGCTATATGCATGTGGACGAGGAAGGCGACTCGCAATGGGATGTGACCGGGGCCGGCGAACCGATCGACGGGGTCTGGGACGCGACGGAGTGGTTCCCGCTATCGGGCGCCAACGCCGCGGGCGACATGATCTCGACCCCGCGCGACGCGGTCACCTTTCTCAACGCCCTTTTCGACGGGCGCATCCTGAAGGAAAAGGCGCTTGCGGAGATGAAGGACAACACCAGCCCGGCGCAGTTTCCCGGCTCGAACACCGTCGCCAACGGCCACGGCCTTCTGGTCATGCGCTACGGCGATGCGGACGTGAAGGGCCACCTTGGCCAGATACCCGGTCATACATCGATCATGGGGCGCGAAGAGAAGACGGGCGTTACCTTGATGCTGATCCAGAATTCAGGGGCCGGCGATTTTGAGTCCTTCTGGCTGGCGGGCGTTAATGAGCCGGTCGGGCGTATTCTCGAAGCGGCGAGCGCCGCGCAAGCGTGA
- the hydA gene encoding dihydropyrimidinase, producing the protein MAEDFDLLIRNGDVFTGGALCRCDVGVRNGVIAAIADRLDAPAARTVDAAGKLVLPGGVDSHVHIDQPSGSAAEMCDDFDSASASAAAGGTTTVISFAWQSPGESLAGIAEDYARRARKSRVDYTFHLTITDPTEKVLEDELPALVAAGDRSIKIFMTYKGVGLKDKDILRVLDAARRNRALVCVHAENHALIEYLTEKLVSAGLGAPKYFPLSKPMTAEREAVNRIIAFSEALDTPIHIFHVSGAESAAEIERAQQRGLKVTAETCPHYLTITADDLDKPGFEGAKLIFGPPARTVADQDALWNYIRRGVISVISSDHSPSRYDDVKGKKVAGEDAPFSVVPNGVPGLAARMPVLFSEGVSKGRITIAKFVDLVSAEPARRFGIFPQKGLVAVGSDADFVIWDPERKVVIRNEMMRHAGDYTPWEGFEVTGWPSATYVRGRLVCKDGAPVAEAGGGRHVPRAPYPLIEPAGRARAELRDALGA; encoded by the coding sequence ATGGCCGAGGACTTCGATCTGCTCATCCGAAACGGCGACGTGTTCACAGGGGGCGCTCTCTGCCGCTGCGATGTCGGCGTTAGGAATGGCGTGATCGCTGCGATCGCGGATCGGCTTGATGCGCCTGCGGCCAGGACGGTCGACGCCGCCGGGAAACTCGTCCTGCCCGGCGGAGTCGACAGTCACGTCCATATCGATCAGCCGTCGGGATCGGCTGCGGAGATGTGCGACGATTTTGACAGCGCAAGCGCCTCCGCTGCGGCGGGCGGCACGACCACCGTAATCTCCTTTGCGTGGCAGTCGCCGGGGGAGTCGCTCGCCGGAATCGCGGAGGATTACGCGCGCCGCGCGCGGAAATCCCGCGTCGACTACACGTTTCATCTGACCATCACCGACCCTACGGAAAAGGTGCTTGAGGACGAACTGCCCGCGCTCGTCGCCGCCGGCGATCGTTCGATCAAGATCTTCATGACCTACAAGGGCGTCGGTTTGAAGGATAAGGATATACTTCGCGTTCTCGACGCCGCGCGGCGCAACAGGGCGCTCGTTTGCGTCCATGCGGAAAACCACGCGTTGATCGAGTATCTGACGGAAAAGCTGGTTTCCGCCGGACTCGGCGCGCCAAAATACTTCCCGCTGTCGAAGCCGATGACCGCGGAGCGCGAAGCCGTGAACAGGATCATCGCGTTCAGTGAAGCGCTGGACACGCCGATCCATATCTTTCACGTCTCGGGCGCGGAATCGGCGGCGGAGATCGAACGGGCCCAGCAGCGCGGGCTCAAGGTCACGGCGGAGACCTGCCCCCACTATCTGACCATCACCGCGGACGATCTCGACAAGCCCGGCTTTGAAGGCGCGAAGCTGATCTTCGGCCCGCCGGCGCGGACCGTCGCCGATCAGGATGCGCTTTGGAACTATATTCGCCGCGGGGTCATATCCGTCATTTCTTCGGACCATTCGCCGTCGCGCTACGACGACGTCAAAGGCAAGAAGGTCGCCGGCGAGGACGCGCCATTCAGCGTCGTACCCAATGGCGTCCCGGGACTTGCGGCGCGGATGCCCGTTCTTTTCTCCGAAGGCGTGTCGAAGGGGCGTATCACCATCGCGAAATTCGTGGACCTGGTCAGCGCCGAGCCCGCGCGCCGGTTCGGCATCTTCCCCCAGAAAGGCCTGGTCGCCGTAGGCAGCGACGCCGACTTCGTGATTTGGGACCCGGAGCGAAAGGTTGTGATCCGCAACGAGATGATGCGCCACGCCGGAGACTATACGCCTTGGGAAGGGTTCGAGGTGACTGGTTGGCCATCCGCGACGTATGTGCGCGGGCGGCTGGTCTGCAAAGACGGCGCACCGGTCGCGGAAGCCGGCGGCGGCCGCCACGTTCCCAGAGCACCCTATCCCCTGATCGAGCCCGCTGGCCGGGCTCGGGCGGAGTTACGCGACGCGCTGGGCGCATAG
- a CDS encoding IclR family transcriptional regulator gives MPALFNGIRIVEALNRHGSTGASLAELSSALGITKSHCHAILKTLTHSDWLQFDDRAKTYRLGAGLLASCSSLRASPELKRIRERLAQLVVESGFSCVLTQPQKDRSFIVIDNLSNDNQVLVSYAIGSTLPYDSPAQMRAFLAWRPEAEQKRLLARRKIHKYTRHTITTPERLIAELAATRVRGFSRSVGEHFEGMLAYGLPIFSREGKVAYIFCLAGFVSQIEEYEARVTSAMKRAARDIHDSIMGEPPADFP, from the coding sequence GTGCCGGCACTTTTCAATGGGATTCGCATCGTCGAAGCGCTCAATCGTCACGGGTCGACCGGCGCATCGCTGGCGGAACTCAGCAGCGCGCTCGGCATCACCAAAAGCCACTGTCACGCCATCCTGAAGACGCTCACACATTCCGACTGGCTGCAATTCGATGACCGCGCCAAGACATACCGGCTTGGCGCCGGGCTCTTGGCGAGTTGTTCCTCGTTGCGAGCGTCGCCCGAACTGAAGCGCATCCGCGAACGCTTGGCGCAGCTTGTGGTCGAATCCGGCTTTTCGTGCGTGCTGACACAGCCCCAGAAGGACCGGTCGTTCATCGTCATCGACAATCTCTCCAACGACAATCAGGTGCTGGTGTCGTACGCCATCGGCTCAACGCTGCCTTACGACTCTCCGGCGCAGATGCGCGCCTTTCTCGCCTGGCGGCCTGAAGCGGAGCAAAAGCGACTGCTGGCGAGAAGAAAGATACATAAATACACGCGGCATACGATCACCACGCCTGAGCGCCTGATCGCAGAACTCGCTGCGACCAGAGTTCGGGGCTTCTCGCGGAGCGTCGGCGAGCATTTCGAGGGAATGCTCGCCTATGGCCTGCCGATTTTCTCTCGAGAGGGGAAGGTCGCCTACATCTTTTGTCTCGCCGGTTTCGTGTCTCAGATCGAAGAGTATGAGGCGCGGGTGACCTCCGCGATGAAGCGCGCCGCGCGCGATATCCATGACTCCATCATGGGCGAACCGCCTGCCGACTTTCCGTAG
- a CDS encoding ABC transporter substrate-binding protein — translation MLTSFADGAVAQNRFQPAEPEPGVEIPSATVNFGMRPYADNTFYVIAMKKGWFEEVGVTIGPDELGMKVNDTNVNALLLNGQLDLASQYCPLMLPTYRSSDKLKCIAFTDTFLGAAILANPELGLKPVSEYIEEGMSFEDAMAKGLAPLEGKTLIVPPVISNRPFTDAAAEFSGVDWDIEVLEDARSLVLARSGQIDFVNPEGAPVVYTLMQAGWTRVLGIGDLFAHAPGGAGSSVAPLVAIVGVGANADYVNENQNTVLRFLSVVWRTIDAVGKDPSLYELQAPYLNSVAGTDLDAKGLEATVAALHPFAPFEDGETYFRDPESVLYYGNAWGALIEEFTEKGILPDEGMEPDDIVWAASIWKQMSDYRVKSEELIEALEGETLSDEAGKLLEQAKLHYERFNYLDAYRFAAAAKG, via the coding sequence ATGTTGACGTCGTTCGCCGACGGCGCGGTCGCGCAAAACCGGTTCCAGCCTGCGGAACCGGAACCCGGCGTCGAAATTCCGTCCGCGACCGTAAATTTCGGGATGCGGCCCTATGCCGACAACACGTTCTACGTCATCGCCATGAAGAAGGGCTGGTTCGAGGAGGTGGGTGTCACCATCGGCCCCGACGAGCTCGGCATGAAGGTCAACGACACGAACGTGAATGCGCTTCTTCTGAACGGTCAGTTGGACCTCGCAAGCCAGTATTGCCCGCTGATGTTGCCAACCTATCGATCCAGCGACAAACTAAAATGCATAGCCTTCACTGACACTTTCCTCGGCGCGGCGATCCTCGCCAATCCCGAACTCGGGCTGAAGCCGGTCAGTGAATATATCGAGGAGGGCATGTCCTTCGAAGACGCGATGGCGAAGGGTCTGGCGCCGCTCGAGGGGAAGACCCTGATCGTGCCGCCGGTGATCTCGAACCGTCCCTTCACCGACGCGGCCGCAGAGTTCAGCGGAGTCGACTGGGATATCGAGGTGCTTGAAGACGCCCGATCGCTCGTCCTCGCCCGGTCGGGGCAGATTGACTTCGTGAACCCGGAGGGCGCGCCGGTAGTCTACACGCTGATGCAGGCCGGCTGGACGCGGGTGCTGGGCATTGGCGATCTCTTCGCTCACGCGCCGGGGGGCGCGGGTTCGTCGGTCGCGCCCCTGGTCGCCATCGTCGGGGTCGGCGCGAACGCGGATTATGTAAACGAGAACCAGAATACCGTGCTTCGTTTTCTTTCGGTCGTCTGGCGGACGATCGACGCGGTGGGCAAGGACCCCTCCCTATATGAGCTTCAGGCGCCGTACCTGAACAGCGTCGCCGGAACCGACCTCGACGCAAAGGGACTGGAGGCGACCGTCGCCGCGTTGCATCCGTTCGCGCCTTTCGAAGACGGGGAAACCTATTTCCGCGATCCCGAGAGCGTCCTCTATTATGGGAACGCCTGGGGCGCCTTAATCGAAGAGTTTACCGAGAAGGGAATTCTGCCCGACGAAGGGATGGAGCCCGACGATATCGTTTGGGCGGCGTCGATCTGGAAGCAGATGAGCGATTATCGCGTCAAATCCGAAGAACTGATCGAGGCGCTCGAGGGTGAAACCTTGAGCGATGAGGCCGGAAAACTGCTGGAGCAGGCGAAACTGCATTACGAGCGGTTCAATTACCTTGACGCTTATCGTTTCGCCGCCGCGGCGAAAGGCTGA
- a CDS encoding ABC transporter permease produces MATLRQTIGATAGDGAPTGHAMRVLKAWLPSADPLGLVGIVLAVVIWWALGFVVGSAVLPSPHAVMARVGQDFWVAPMLSYYGLPKTGLFDSLTYSATNVFLSVLLGGAIGVVLGLFTARVTLARAILDPILTTVGTIPILVLAPFFLIWFGTGRWSALLLITIYVVVILYIYAQRAADNLDPVYEDSARTLGAGGWDILWGMLIPGTLPQILGGLRIALAGAWGLEAIAELLGAQRGIGKIIEVLAGSLDTEGIFACLLVLGVAAVISDMLMGALARRAMRWSADAK; encoded by the coding sequence GTGGCTACATTGCGTCAGACCATCGGCGCCACTGCGGGCGACGGGGCGCCGACCGGGCATGCGATGCGCGTGCTGAAGGCCTGGCTCCCCTCGGCCGACCCGCTCGGTCTCGTCGGCATCGTCCTCGCGGTCGTGATCTGGTGGGCGCTCGGCTTCGTCGTGGGTTCAGCTGTCCTTCCCTCGCCTCATGCAGTGATGGCGCGCGTCGGTCAGGACTTCTGGGTCGCGCCGATGCTCAGCTACTATGGTCTTCCGAAGACCGGACTGTTCGACAGTCTGACGTACAGCGCCACGAATGTCTTTCTCTCAGTGCTTCTCGGCGGCGCGATCGGTGTGGTTCTCGGCCTTTTCACCGCCAGGGTTACGCTGGCGCGCGCGATTCTCGATCCGATTCTGACGACGGTGGGCACGATCCCGATCCTCGTCCTCGCGCCTTTCTTCCTGATCTGGTTCGGGACGGGACGGTGGAGCGCACTCCTTCTGATCACGATCTACGTGGTCGTCATTCTCTATATTTACGCGCAGCGCGCGGCTGACAATCTCGATCCGGTCTACGAGGATTCGGCGCGCACCCTGGGCGCCGGAGGATGGGATATTCTCTGGGGGATGCTGATCCCCGGAACTCTGCCGCAGATACTCGGCGGGCTTCGCATTGCTCTCGCCGGCGCCTGGGGGCTTGAGGCGATCGCCGAACTGCTCGGCGCGCAGCGGGGAATCGGCAAGATCATCGAGGTGCTCGCCGGCAGTCTCGACACCGAGGGGATCTTCGCGTGCCTGCTGGTTCTCGGCGTCGCAGCGGTCATCTCGGACATGTTGATGGGCGCGCTCGCTCGCCGCGCCATGCGATGGAGCGCCGACGCAAAGTGA
- a CDS encoding ABC transporter permease: MTRATQKRISLAVFVAMVVFWQVLSVLFPAEIVDGVPMIPGWQVLATTTFLSMADYWGGGFGIISVAQGGERTTAAAALSIISHSWDTLVRLYVGLALGAICGATLGLAITWSAWTRRIIELPVEVLRTLPLLAMVPLFQLWFGTYFAGKIAFIGYGVAVLFVAGVINAVRNVPPIYLENARTLGASKMEIYKTVILPAIFPELRATIMLSLGLAWATVIGAEYLGAQSGLGYILVYAQSYGFVDRMFFVALLFVLYASISFALFNMVSTKMLRWAPRASGRESLA, encoded by the coding sequence GTGACGCGAGCTACCCAGAAGCGGATTTCGCTTGCCGTCTTCGTGGCGATGGTCGTCTTTTGGCAGGTCTTGTCCGTCCTCTTCCCCGCCGAGATCGTCGACGGCGTGCCGATGATCCCCGGCTGGCAAGTTCTCGCCACAACGACGTTTCTCTCCATGGCGGATTACTGGGGCGGCGGTTTCGGGATCATTTCGGTCGCGCAAGGCGGCGAACGGACAACCGCGGCCGCAGCGCTCTCAATCATCAGCCATTCCTGGGACACGCTTGTGCGGCTCTATGTCGGCCTTGCGCTCGGCGCAATCTGCGGCGCGACGCTCGGTCTCGCGATCACCTGGTCGGCATGGACCCGGCGGATCATAGAATTACCGGTAGAGGTGCTGCGCACATTGCCGCTTCTCGCGATGGTGCCGCTGTTCCAACTCTGGTTCGGAACTTACTTCGCCGGCAAGATCGCGTTCATCGGCTATGGCGTCGCCGTTCTATTTGTTGCCGGCGTTATCAACGCGGTGCGCAACGTGCCGCCGATCTATCTGGAAAACGCCCGCACACTCGGAGCCTCGAAAATGGAGATTTACAAGACCGTGATCCTGCCGGCGATTTTTCCCGAACTACGCGCGACGATCATGCTCAGTCTCGGCCTCGCCTGGGCGACGGTGATCGGCGCGGAGTATCTGGGTGCGCAATCAGGCCTCGGCTACATTCTCGTCTACGCGCAATCATATGGATTTGTAGATCGGATGTTTTTCGTCGCACTGCTGTTCGTGCTCTACGCCTCGATCAGTTTCGCGCTGTTCAACATGGTTTCGACGAAGATGCTGCGCTGGGCGCCGCGCGCGTCGGGCCGCGAAAGCTTAGCATGA
- a CDS encoding right-handed parallel beta-helix repeat-containing protein, which yields MAVWYSSDLGWNSGQDVSGEIGSLLANRFKAGDTLVLEDTYQISGANLRLPKDFTLTAVDGGGFDVRTSAKDSSALFVLSDGVTIDNMTFTAIDAPGTGYRGANPQSGTDYHAKRVLVVDGDDVTIEDSAFTGNVAMHVDVPGGDDLTIRSSYFEGGFYQVRLVGGADDARILSSHFRKSLGDGIKTEGDNTDHGPQRMQVIDSFFDHNARDGIDTAGGFRDGHVQNSVFYGNGVSGMDIKSLYYDSGDLNPTKMNSGIVVEGSQFINSPNGVVVTVLDRGNVLTAANVDAIPHDIHVTDSIFENTSPTAGMRAFLVKDGYDITWDDLTFNGEVAELRFMKAEVPFNLSGVNVQGDVANYGEPRNVDASDLWAYDTGPNAGGESSSPEPQPEPEPQPEPQPQPEPEPQPEPEPQPEPGASGGLLFQKTGAMEFDGSSRSVIEVAPSETLQVDATTISFDFNADRVSGRQGLVSKDAYGVNENDGHFVAYINNGTLHVRFQQDSDSRTFSVSNIDAHTDHSVRASFGDGKVALWFDGALVGESAFDTSWSDNAEYLQIGANGWGSKSGEAGFRDVFDGTISDLAIVEGYNVAVVPSEPEPNPVPEPTPDPEPTPEPEPEPEPTPEAQPTIDIAALTGDNELGESEIDSVDIAGSTENVQDGGQVTVALSGDSHDTVLGTATVSSGEWSLNNVDLSDLSGDAYTLTATVANTTGIAQSTESFIFIRPEPAAEHDELFAMDGEMEFNGSTVSVIELAPTDDLQVDAATLSFIFNADKVSGRQGLVSKDAYGVEVNDGHFTSYLNNGTLSVRFQEGVESETFNVSGIKAGEDYAVSASFGDGEVSLWLNGELVGDASFEMSWVDNIEYLQLGANGWASRSGAAGFRDVFDGTIGDVSIVGAGPSDAGAIHEAAMSHGDFIL from the coding sequence ATGGCGGTATGGTATTCCTCTGATCTGGGGTGGAATTCGGGTCAGGATGTTTCTGGGGAGATCGGATCGCTTCTGGCCAATCGGTTCAAGGCTGGCGATACGCTTGTTCTTGAAGACACCTATCAGATCTCGGGGGCGAATCTGCGGCTTCCGAAGGACTTCACGCTGACCGCGGTGGATGGCGGCGGGTTCGATGTCCGGACGAGTGCGAAGGACAGCTCGGCGCTCTTCGTGCTTTCCGACGGGGTGACGATCGACAACATGACCTTCACGGCGATCGACGCGCCGGGAACGGGGTATCGCGGGGCGAACCCGCAATCGGGGACGGATTATCACGCCAAGCGGGTGCTGGTCGTCGATGGCGACGACGTGACCATCGAGGACAGCGCCTTCACCGGCAACGTGGCGATGCATGTGGACGTTCCGGGCGGCGACGACCTGACGATCCGGAGCAGCTATTTCGAGGGCGGCTTCTACCAGGTGCGGCTTGTGGGCGGCGCCGACGACGCGCGCATCCTGAGCAGCCATTTCCGGAAATCCCTCGGCGACGGGATCAAGACGGAAGGCGACAACACCGACCACGGCCCGCAGCGCATGCAGGTGATCGACAGCTTCTTCGATCACAACGCGCGCGACGGGATCGACACCGCCGGCGGCTTCCGGGACGGCCATGTCCAGAACAGCGTGTTCTATGGCAATGGCGTCAGCGGCATGGACATCAAGAGCCTGTATTACGACAGCGGAGATCTGAACCCGACCAAGATGAACTCCGGGATCGTCGTGGAAGGCAGCCAGTTCATCAACAGCCCGAACGGCGTCGTCGTCACCGTGCTCGACCGGGGGAACGTACTGACGGCGGCGAATGTCGACGCCATCCCGCACGACATCCACGTCACCGACAGCATCTTCGAGAACACCTCGCCGACGGCCGGCATGCGGGCCTTCCTGGTCAAGGACGGCTACGACATCACCTGGGACGACCTGACCTTCAACGGCGAAGTCGCCGAGCTGCGCTTCATGAAGGCCGAAGTCCCCTTCAACCTCTCCGGCGTCAACGTCCAGGGCGATGTCGCAAATTACGGAGAACCGAGAAATGTCGACGCCAGCGATCTCTGGGCCTACGATACGGGCCCGAACGCCGGCGGAGAATCGTCGTCGCCGGAACCGCAGCCCGAACCGGAGCCGCAGCCGGAACCTCAGCCACAGCCTGAGCCGGAACCGCAGCCCGAACCTGAACCACAGCCCGAGCCGGGCGCAAGCGGCGGCCTGCTCTTCCAGAAGACGGGCGCGATGGAATTCGACGGCTCGTCGCGATCGGTAATCGAAGTTGCGCCATCGGAGACGCTTCAGGTGGACGCGACGACGATTTCCTTCGACTTCAACGCTGACCGCGTTTCGGGTCGCCAGGGGCTCGTTTCAAAGGATGCCTACGGCGTCAATGAAAACGACGGCCACTTCGTGGCCTATATCAACAATGGAACGCTTCACGTCCGCTTTCAGCAAGACAGCGATTCCCGGACCTTCTCGGTTTCGAACATAGACGCCCATACCGACCATTCCGTGCGCGCCAGCTTCGGCGACGGCAAGGTCGCGCTTTGGTTCGACGGCGCGCTCGTTGGCGAAAGCGCTTTCGACACGAGCTGGTCCGACAACGCCGAGTATCTGCAGATCGGTGCGAATGGCTGGGGAAGCAAATCGGGCGAAGCCGGGTTCAGGGATGTGTTCGACGGTACAATCTCCGACCTCGCCATCGTGGAAGGCTATAATGTGGCCGTAGTTCCGAGCGAACCGGAGCCGAACCCCGTGCCGGAGCCGACCCCTGATCCGGAGCCGACCCCCGAGCCAGAGCCTGAGCCGGAACCGACGCCTGAGGCCCAGCCGACGATCGATATCGCCGCGCTCACGGGCGACAATGAACTGGGCGAAAGCGAAATCGATTCGGTGGATATCGCCGGCAGCACAGAAAATGTTCAGGACGGGGGCCAGGTGACGGTCGCCCTGTCGGGCGACTCGCACGACACTGTCCTTGGAACCGCGACCGTTTCTTCGGGAGAGTGGTCGCTGAATAACGTCGATCTCAGCGATCTGTCCGGCGACGCGTATACTCTTACCGCGACCGTCGCCAACACGACAGGGATAGCGCAGTCGACAGAGAGCTTCATCTTTATCCGGCCTGAGCCGGCCGCGGAGCACGATGAATTGTTCGCCATGGACGGAGAGATGGAGTTCAACGGCTCGACCGTCTCCGTAATCGAGCTGGCGCCGACCGACGATCTTCAGGTGGATGCGGCTACGCTCTCGTTCATCTTCAATGCGGATAAGGTATCCGGCCGGCAAGGCCTGGTTTCGAAGGACGCCTATGGCGTGGAGGTCAACGACGGGCACTTCACCAGCTACCTGAACAATGGAACGCTTTCGGTTCGTTTTCAGGAAGGCGTGGAGTCCGAGACGTTCAACGTGTCCGGCATAAAGGCGGGCGAGGATTACGCGGTCAGCGCCAGCTTCGGCGATGGCGAGGTGTCGCTATGGTTGAATGGTGAACTGGTCGGAGATGCGTCTTTTGAAATGAGCTGGGTCGACAATATCGAATACCTGCAACTCGGCGCCAACGGATGGGCCAGCAGATCAGGCGCCGCCGGTTTCCGAGATGTTTTCGACGGGACGATAGGCGATGTCTCCATCGTGGGAGCGGGTCCATCGGATGCGGGCGCCATCCACGAAGCCGCCATGAGCCACGGTGACTTCATACTCTAG
- a CDS encoding ABC transporter ATP-binding protein → MNETGITFENVRRNFRRADGREVVAVSDVSVEIKAGEFVCLVGPSGCGKTTLLQLVSGLLSPTAGAITVGGAPISGPGPDRGFVFQKDSVFPWMRVIDNVEYGLKRRGMPHDERRERALRYLDLVGLSDVAKAWPKELSGGMLKRVAIATVFANDSGVLLLDEPFGALDYVTKRQLHDVLLDLWVDAGRERRRTILFVTHDVDEALLLSDRILVVKQGAMADDIALKAERPRGVDSLASAELLAIKHRLLAHLGLEPATGSEA, encoded by the coding sequence GTGAATGAGACCGGAATCACTTTCGAGAATGTCAGGCGCAACTTTCGCCGCGCCGACGGGCGTGAAGTCGTGGCGGTCAGCGATGTCTCGGTTGAGATCAAGGCCGGCGAGTTCGTCTGTCTCGTGGGGCCGTCCGGTTGCGGAAAAACCACTCTTCTTCAGCTCGTCTCGGGCCTTCTCTCCCCTACAGCAGGGGCGATCACAGTCGGAGGCGCGCCGATATCCGGGCCGGGGCCGGACCGCGGCTTCGTCTTTCAGAAGGACAGCGTCTTCCCGTGGATGCGCGTAATTGATAATGTCGAATATGGGTTAAAGCGTCGCGGGATGCCTCACGACGAGCGTCGGGAGCGAGCGCTTCGTTATCTCGATCTCGTTGGTCTTTCCGACGTCGCCAAGGCCTGGCCGAAAGAGCTTTCGGGCGGGATGCTGAAACGTGTCGCCATCGCGACTGTCTTCGCCAACGATTCGGGCGTCCTGCTGCTGGATGAGCCGTTCGGGGCGCTGGACTACGTCACCAAACGCCAGTTGCACGACGTGTTGCTTGACCTGTGGGTGGACGCGGGGCGGGAACGGCGGCGCACGATCCTGTTCGTGACGCATGACGTCGATGAGGCGCTTCTTCTTTCCGATCGTATTCTTGTCGTAAAACAGGGCGCAATGGCGGATGACATCGCGCTGAAGGCTGAGCGACCGCGCGGGGTCGACAGCCTCGCGTCGGCGGAGCTTCTCGCGATCAAACACAGGCTTCTCGCGCATCTTGGGCTTGAGCCCGCAACCGGGTCGGAAGCGTGA